A window of Psychromonas sp. CNPT3 contains these coding sequences:
- the arcB gene encoding aerobic respiration two-component sensor histidine kinase ArcB, whose protein sequence is MSIFNLKTWVHYYVELLKRLGAFRFSLILALAIILSDSLLQILLAYYFHDPLDITAITRSFILGLLITPWAVYFLTVVMGDLEEARQRLDNTVEHLQVMLKSDQQKTQALENEIIERQRTQLQLEEGSILLRSFLDTSPDLVFHRDLQGCFVNCNKAMQKISGKTERQMLGLTPFDIYSESYAREVVEYDQQVKETEQEQIHEHWLQYPNGQQAYFEIRSFPLFNTQKKCVGIIGFGRDITERKIHQESLEKASRDKTTFIATISHELRTPLNGIVGLSRMLLDEQLNAEQHKHLKTIHMSAITLGNIFNDIVDLDKLDRRRLNLVCDQIDMFDFVGDLESLAFIQTEQKGLVLNFEQEGMLPDYIEADDTRLRQVLWNLISNAVKFTKTGHITIRCFAKRQNAQHATLCFEVEDSGIGIPAQQLDKIFSMYYQVQGDQHATGTGIGLAVSQQIVDAMGGKLSVKSTFGKGSTFTLSLPVLCPKEKKENKALLIPLPCLSILLVEDIELNILVAKSLLEKLGHQVDCAKTGQQALQKMAENSYQLILMDIQLPDMDGYQVTKRLRALYRDNLPPIVALTANVFSDKASFREKGMDDALGKPLNVELLNNMIARLFVDNTLVDNEIQEDVVNSVDVLLNESMLLELLDFISISMMLENIALFEKMLPDYLKILDSHMIAKDKKGIVSEAHKIKGAASAVGLMRIQLLAQNMQSPELPAWWDNIDDWLSLIKTQYESDINRLKQWVREQKSDI, encoded by the coding sequence TTGAGTATATTTAACCTTAAAACATGGGTTCATTATTACGTCGAACTTTTAAAACGTTTAGGTGCCTTTCGTTTTAGTTTGATTTTAGCCCTGGCCATTATTTTATCTGATTCTTTACTGCAAATATTACTGGCTTATTATTTTCACGATCCCCTGGATATCACGGCCATTACCCGTTCTTTTATTCTCGGCCTATTGATAACGCCTTGGGCGGTTTATTTTTTAACGGTGGTGATGGGCGACTTAGAAGAAGCACGCCAACGTTTAGATAATACGGTTGAGCATTTGCAAGTGATGCTTAAGAGCGATCAGCAGAAAACGCAAGCTTTAGAAAATGAAATCATTGAGCGCCAGAGAACGCAGCTTCAATTAGAAGAAGGCAGTATTTTATTGCGCTCATTTTTAGATACGTCTCCTGATTTGGTTTTTCATCGTGATCTGCAAGGCTGTTTTGTTAACTGTAATAAAGCCATGCAAAAGATAAGTGGGAAAACAGAGCGTCAGATGCTGGGTTTAACGCCTTTCGATATATATTCGGAGAGTTATGCGCGTGAAGTGGTCGAATATGATCAGCAAGTTAAAGAAACCGAACAAGAGCAAATCCATGAACATTGGCTGCAATACCCTAATGGCCAACAAGCCTATTTCGAAATACGCTCCTTTCCTTTATTTAATACACAAAAAAAATGTGTTGGTATTATAGGTTTTGGGCGTGATATCACCGAGCGAAAAATTCATCAAGAGTCATTAGAAAAAGCAAGTCGCGATAAAACAACCTTTATTGCTACCATTAGCCATGAATTAAGAACCCCGCTTAATGGTATTGTCGGCTTAAGCCGAATGCTATTAGATGAGCAACTAAATGCAGAGCAGCATAAACATTTAAAAACAATTCATATGAGCGCCATTACATTAGGTAATATTTTTAATGATATTGTCGATTTAGATAAACTTGATCGTCGCCGTTTGAATTTAGTGTGCGATCAAATTGATATGTTTGATTTCGTGGGAGACTTAGAAAGTTTAGCCTTTATTCAAACAGAGCAAAAAGGCTTAGTCTTGAATTTTGAGCAAGAAGGTATGCTTCCTGATTATATTGAGGCGGATGATACGCGTCTACGCCAAGTGTTGTGGAATTTGATAAGTAATGCCGTCAAATTTACTAAAACGGGTCATATTACGATACGCTGTTTTGCTAAACGCCAAAATGCGCAACATGCAACCCTATGCTTTGAAGTTGAAGATTCAGGCATCGGTATCCCTGCGCAGCAACTCGATAAAATATTTTCAATGTATTATCAAGTACAAGGCGATCAACATGCCACCGGCACAGGAATAGGCCTTGCTGTTTCGCAGCAAATCGTCGATGCGATGGGCGGAAAACTAAGTGTTAAAAGTACCTTTGGCAAAGGCAGTACTTTTACACTTTCTTTACCGGTACTTTGCCCTAAAGAAAAAAAGGAAAATAAAGCGTTATTAATCCCTTTACCTTGTTTATCTATTTTATTGGTTGAAGATATTGAGCTTAATATTTTAGTGGCCAAATCATTATTAGAAAAACTAGGTCACCAAGTGGATTGCGCTAAAACAGGGCAACAAGCGTTGCAAAAAATGGCAGAAAATAGTTATCAATTAATTTTAATGGATATTCAACTGCCGGATATGGATGGTTACCAAGTAACAAAAAGATTACGGGCGCTTTATCGAGATAATTTACCACCGATAGTGGCATTAACGGCAAATGTGTTTAGTGATAAAGCCAGTTTCCGAGAAAAAGGCATGGATGATGCATTAGGTAAGCCACTTAATGTGGAGTTATTAAATAATATGATAGCGCGGTTATTTGTTGATAATACGTTAGTTGATAATGAGATACAGGAAGACGTGGTTAATAGCGTAGATGTCTTATTAAATGAGTCGATGTTATTAGAGTTACTTGATTTTATTTCAATCTCAATGATGCTAGAAAACATCGCACTGTTTGAAAAAATGTTGCCGGATTATTTGAAAATTTTAGACTCGCATATGATAGCCAAAGATAAGAAAGGGATTGTCAGCGAAGCGCATAAAATTAAAGGAGCCGCCAGTGCGGTCGGCCTGATGCGTATTCAGTTATTAGCGCAAAACATGCAGTCACCGGAATTACCGGCATGGTGGGATAATATTGATGATTGGTTATCGTTAATTAAAACCCAATATGAAAGTGATATTAATAGATTAAAGCAGTGGGTGCGGGAGCAAAAATCGGATATATAA
- the folE2 gene encoding GTP cyclohydrolase FolE2, whose amino-acid sequence MAMPDIANSAQAQTEGKLNRVGMSNIKLPLMVQTDDQPAQQVTASSELFVNLSDASAKGIHMSRLYLQLDKLSTESELTLETLGELLKGFIESHHQLSEEAVAKFTFDYQLRRKSLISEKRGWKIYPVVIIGRLINGVLEFELQVNVTYSSTCPCSAALARQLIQQQFRKQYAEQSTIDSDEMFAWLGSTQGIIATPHSQRSIVEVKVKLSAQNKEFPVIALIDLIEATLKTPVQAAVKREDEQEFARLNGQNLMFCEDAARQLQDVLNQQASFNDFWLRVNHYESLHAHDAVAITTKGIDNGYQA is encoded by the coding sequence ATGGCTATGCCAGATATCGCAAATAGTGCACAAGCTCAAACTGAAGGTAAACTTAATAGAGTCGGTATGAGTAATATTAAATTACCTCTTATGGTGCAAACTGATGACCAACCAGCCCAACAAGTCACTGCAAGTAGCGAATTATTTGTCAATTTAAGTGATGCGAGTGCTAAAGGCATCCATATGTCGCGCTTATACTTACAACTTGATAAACTTTCTACTGAATCTGAACTCACACTTGAAACCTTAGGCGAGTTATTAAAAGGCTTTATCGAAAGCCATCATCAATTAAGCGAAGAAGCGGTCGCTAAATTTACCTTTGATTATCAGCTACGCCGTAAATCGCTGATCAGTGAAAAGCGAGGCTGGAAAATATACCCCGTCGTTATCATTGGCCGTTTAATTAATGGGGTGCTAGAGTTTGAGTTGCAAGTCAATGTGACTTATTCATCGACGTGCCCTTGTTCGGCCGCACTTGCCAGACAACTTATACAACAACAGTTCCGCAAGCAATACGCAGAGCAAAGTACTATAGATAGTGACGAAATGTTTGCTTGGTTAGGCTCAACACAAGGCATCATCGCGACCCCACACAGCCAACGTAGTATTGTTGAGGTAAAAGTAAAACTCAGCGCACAAAATAAAGAATTCCCCGTGATTGCGTTAATTGATCTTATCGAAGCGACCTTAAAAACCCCTGTACAAGCAGCGGTTAAACGCGAAGATGAACAAGAATTTGCACGCCTCAATGGTCAAAACTTAATGTTTTGTGAAGATGCTGCAAGGCAATTACAAGATGTTTTAAATCAACAAGCATCTTTTAATGACTTTTGGCTACGCGTGAATCATTACGAAAGCTTACATGCTCATGATGCTGTCGCAATCACCACTAAAGGTATTGACAACGGCTACCAAGCTTAA